In the Candidatus Neomarinimicrobiota bacterium genome, one interval contains:
- a CDS encoding RND family transporter, translating to MKKFTTLITHYPKTIIFINLLVITLLALPIYKIHINPDLQALIPSDDPDVIRMEELEEEFGGLDVILISYHSEDVFSREGLEMIENLSYDLEGLPEIDHIISLTNYESILSDDESMTVDKFIQEFPSSQHESDSLAQCAIADPMLGRLLVSADREYTAIIIYPNPDTDEVTTVSAIQNLLIPYQKEKHDLRLGGMPVIRAQISDDIGHDTSTFIPAGMLLIAVLLYFSFRSRRGVALPLLVVLLSILGTLGLMAWLGLMLSVISSIMPIMLIAVASAYGIHIITRYFEDCAVLPDDADSKEIVTSVIEHMLRPLFLAGLTTVIGFLSLLSHILPASREVGVLTAFGVALAFAISITFIPAVLVLTQKPSSDRQDKNTANRLLSRILVRIGRLVFHHRTVIFSAFTVITIIAAIGIPKVELDSNPLNYYGLDSDVRVINNIIEERFGGSTTMSVVVEGDIKSPEVLNQIDQIQKFLEGREGVGYTLAITDFVKLMNQSMNGGDPAFYTIPDSRQLVSQYLLLYSWESSDGYLDSYVDYDYRTAQIVIRLNTMDVYYMVDLQEELNQFLNQNIRVDNKPKSEGYAVLLGNLMPMMVKGQIRSLVLSVILAALVTGLVFRSLSAALISAMPLAFAITGVFGLMGYLGIYLNTATSMLSSIMIGIGIDYTIHFLFRFRTEIRNGLGDEEAIVKTLSTTGQGIIINGFSVMMGFAVCMLSTFIPIFFFGWLISVSIFMCLIAALTLLPLVLILTRPKFIFSR from the coding sequence ATGAAAAAATTCACCACTCTCATTACTCACTATCCAAAGACCATTATATTCATCAATCTGCTGGTGATTACATTATTAGCCCTACCCATATACAAGATTCACATTAACCCAGATCTGCAGGCACTGATTCCATCTGATGACCCGGATGTCATCCGTATGGAAGAACTTGAAGAAGAATTTGGTGGTTTGGATGTCATTCTGATCAGTTACCATTCAGAAGATGTCTTTTCACGCGAGGGACTGGAGATGATCGAAAATCTGAGCTATGATCTTGAAGGGCTCCCAGAAATCGATCACATTATTAGTCTGACCAATTATGAATCTATCCTCAGCGATGATGAATCCATGACAGTGGATAAATTCATACAAGAATTTCCAAGCAGTCAACATGAGAGTGACTCCCTGGCTCAATGTGCTATTGCAGATCCCATGCTGGGTCGTCTTCTTGTATCTGCCGATCGTGAATATACCGCTATTATCATTTATCCAAATCCAGATACTGATGAAGTCACAACAGTAAGTGCGATACAGAATCTTCTGATTCCCTATCAAAAAGAGAAGCATGATCTGAGATTGGGTGGAATGCCAGTCATCCGAGCACAAATATCTGATGATATTGGTCACGACACCAGCACCTTTATTCCCGCAGGCATGCTCCTGATTGCGGTTTTACTTTATTTTAGTTTTAGATCCCGCCGTGGCGTGGCACTGCCCCTGTTAGTCGTTCTGCTATCTATTTTGGGGACGCTGGGACTAATGGCCTGGCTTGGGCTCATGCTATCCGTGATTTCAAGTATTATGCCCATCATGCTTATTGCCGTGGCCAGCGCTTACGGCATTCATATTATTACTCGCTATTTTGAAGATTGTGCTGTGCTTCCAGATGATGCAGATAGCAAAGAGATTGTTACCAGTGTGATTGAGCATATGCTGAGGCCCTTGTTTCTGGCAGGTCTTACTACAGTAATTGGATTTCTATCCCTGCTATCCCACATTTTGCCTGCTTCCCGTGAAGTCGGTGTATTAACCGCTTTCGGTGTGGCATTGGCATTCGCTATCTCGATTACCTTTATCCCTGCTGTGTTGGTATTGACTCAAAAACCAAGCTCTGACAGACAGGATAAGAACACAGCGAATCGATTACTTTCAAGGATATTGGTAAGAATAGGGCGTCTGGTTTTCCATCATCGCACAGTCATATTTTCTGCCTTTACCGTGATTACCATCATAGCGGCCATTGGCATTCCAAAGGTCGAGCTAGACAGCAATCCACTCAATTATTATGGTCTAGATTCAGATGTCCGAGTGATCAACAATATCATAGAAGAACGTTTTGGTGGAAGTACCACCATGTCGGTGGTGGTTGAAGGAGATATAAAATCTCCTGAGGTGCTGAATCAGATTGATCAAATTCAAAAATTTCTAGAAGGTCGTGAGGGTGTCGGCTACACACTTGCCATCACAGATTTTGTAAAACTAATGAACCAGTCCATGAATGGCGGTGATCCAGCCTTCTATACCATTCCAGATTCCCGTCAACTGGTTTCTCAATATTTATTATTGTACTCGTGGGAATCCAGCGATGGCTATCTTGATTCTTATGTGGACTATGATTATCGCACTGCCCAAATCGTGATTCGACTAAATACCATGGATGTGTATTACATGGTAGACCTTCAAGAGGAACTCAATCAATTCCTCAACCAGAACATCCGTGTTGACAACAAGCCCAAGAGTGAGGGGTATGCCGTACTTCTGGGGAATCTGATGCCCATGATGGTGAAAGGTCAGATACGTAGTCTGGTATTATCAGTAATCCTGGCAGCTCTAGTGACGGGTCTCGTATTTAGATCATTATCAGCGGCCCTTATCAGTGCCATGCCGCTGGCATTCGCCATAACAGGTGTCTTCGGATTGATGGGATATTTGGGTATCTACTTAAATACGGCAACATCCATGCTCAGTTCCATCATGATTGGAATTGGTATTGATTATACGATTCACTTCTTGTTCCGTTTCAGGACGGAGATTCGGAATGGCCTGGGTGACGAAGAAGCCATTGTTAAAACTCTGAGTACGACAGGCCAGGGCATCATTATTAATGGTTTTTCTGTGATGATGGGCTTTGCGGTTTGTATGCTATCTACTTTTATTCCCATCTTTTTCTTTGGCTGGCTAATTTCAGTTTCCATTTTTATGTGTTTGATTGCAGCGCTTACCCTCCTTCCATTGGTGCTCATTCTCACTCGTCCAAAATTTATTTTTAGCAGATAA
- a CDS encoding TrmB family transcriptional regulator, translating to MNDNLLPALKSFGFTSNEAKTYLSLLQNNPATGYEISGKSGIPRSAIYEILKRLETTGMVSCVDSNPTRYIPLPPDHLFDVLENNFTTNLDTLKDSLKNVNTDLEVGDLWNIRGYDSMIDRARHMIKNAEKSVYLSIWITEYSKLHADLVAAEKRGVDIVIFSFCDIPVDVGTVFAYNLDSKRLEDVWSSKILLVVDHDSALLGGVEMLPTNKVAWTRNSAIVSIALNYIILDLTLFGQRYKLDMNPVITGMLHGEIYNLDDLLSEDHEAIIHLKQN from the coding sequence ATGAATGACAATCTACTCCCCGCTCTAAAATCATTCGGATTTACATCCAACGAAGCTAAAACATATCTAAGCCTTTTACAGAATAATCCTGCCACAGGTTATGAGATAAGTGGCAAATCTGGAATCCCTAGATCTGCAATTTATGAGATTTTAAAGCGCTTGGAGACCACGGGTATGGTGAGTTGCGTGGACTCCAATCCAACCAGGTATATCCCTTTGCCTCCCGATCATCTATTTGATGTTTTGGAGAATAATTTTACCACCAATCTGGATACGCTCAAAGATTCGCTAAAAAATGTCAATACTGATCTTGAGGTCGGTGACCTGTGGAATATTCGTGGCTATGACAGCATGATTGACCGTGCGAGACATATGATTAAAAATGCAGAAAAATCAGTATACTTATCCATTTGGATCACCGAGTATAGTAAGCTGCATGCCGATCTGGTTGCTGCTGAAAAACGTGGTGTGGATATTGTCATCTTCTCTTTTTGCGATATCCCTGTAGATGTAGGGACTGTTTTTGCCTACAATCTGGATAGTAAACGTTTGGAAGATGTATGGAGCAGCAAGATTCTCCTGGTGGTTGATCATGATTCAGCCCTCCTGGGAGGTGTTGAAATGTTACCTACCAATAAGGTTGCCTGGACACGAAATTCAGCCATCGTTTCAATCGCTCTTAATTATATCATTCTGGATCTCACTCTCTTCGGCCAACGCTACAAGCTAGATATGAATCCGGTGATTACCGGAATGCTGCATGGGGAAATTTACAACCTGGACGATCTTCTTAGTGAGGATCACGAAGCAATTATACACTTAAAGCAGAATTGA
- a CDS encoding glyceraldehyde-3-phosphate dehydrogenase produces the protein MSKIRVGLMGFGEIGRDVYRLSLDQPEMQVVAISDIGRSDILHYLLKNDGRDPVDAQLEGNYLVVGDQKARLIHGVAPKDVPWDAFDVDIVIDSTHKYRTREAMQAHLDSGAKRVILGSLPHDDIDRVIVMGVNDDSMKASDKLVSAASATTNALALMLDILDKAFGIEYAMMTTIHAYTSDQPLRDTAGSDFRRSRSAAENIIPNVNISPYWMEHILPRFKGKIEGSALNVPVPMGSLLDLTCVLTKGETTVEQVNDAMRTAAKTLGGYIEITEDPIVSSDVIGNAHSLLFDTKGTMKSSKRMVKTLSWYDNSLGQAGRLVDLALAYGKLGVKGGAA, from the coding sequence ATGAGTAAGATTAGAGTCGGGCTAATGGGATTTGGCGAGATCGGTAGAGATGTCTACCGTTTAAGCCTGGATCAGCCTGAAATGCAAGTTGTTGCAATTAGTGATATTGGTCGCTCCGATATTCTTCACTATTTGCTAAAAAATGATGGAAGAGATCCTGTAGACGCACAGCTTGAAGGAAACTACCTTGTTGTTGGCGATCAAAAGGCGCGTCTCATCCATGGTGTGGCACCCAAAGATGTCCCTTGGGATGCTTTTGATGTTGATATCGTAATTGATTCAACCCACAAATACCGCACACGCGAGGCCATGCAGGCTCACCTGGATTCAGGTGCCAAGCGGGTTATCCTTGGTTCACTTCCCCATGATGATATTGATCGAGTCATCGTAATGGGCGTGAATGATGACAGCATGAAAGCTAGTGATAAACTCGTTTCTGCAGCATCTGCCACTACAAACGCCCTGGCTTTGATGCTGGATATTCTTGACAAAGCATTTGGTATTGAATATGCCATGATGACCACTATCCATGCCTACACAAGTGACCAGCCATTACGCGATACAGCTGGTTCAGATTTCAGACGTAGTCGTTCAGCTGCTGAAAACATCATTCCTAATGTCAATATCAGCCCCTATTGGATGGAGCATATTTTACCTCGTTTTAAGGGGAAAATTGAAGGTTCAGCCCTGAATGTTCCTGTGCCTATGGGATCACTTCTTGACCTGACTTGTGTCCTCACTAAGGGTGAGACCACTGTTGAACAGGTTAATGATGCCATGCGTACAGCCGCTAAAACATTGGGTGGATATATCGAAATTACTGAAGATCCTATCGTATCAAGCGATGTGATAGGAAATGCCCACTCCTTGCTTTTTGACACCAAGGGTACTATGAAATCAAGTAAGCGAATGGTGAAGACTCTTAGTTGGTATGATAACAGTCTTGGCCAGGCAGGACGTCTAGTCGATCTAGCTCTTGCTTATGGCAAGCTCGGCGTAAAAGGAGGTGCTGCATGA
- the gap gene encoding type I glyceraldehyde-3-phosphate dehydrogenase has product MRVAINGFGRIGRSVFRILDKRKDINVVAINDLFEREALVYLLKYDTVMGGFGDATVHLEGDVLHTANDTVKMISERNPADLPWKELDIDVVIEATGVFRTKESLTQHLTAGAKRVILTVPAKDDVDYTVVLGVNEDGLKPEHKIVSNASCTTNCLAPMAKVLNDAFGIVEGVMTTTHAYTNDQRLADVPHSDWRRSRAAAENIIPTTTGAARAVGKVLPELKGKLDGIAARVPVADGSVVDLIVELNRNVTVEDINAAVLAASKTDRMKNVLQYSEDHLVSSDVIGNPYSSIYDAAYTRVVGNRFVKTLNWYDNEWGYSNRVVDLINLFKGM; this is encoded by the coding sequence ATGAGAGTAGCAATTAATGGATTCGGTCGTATCGGTCGTTCCGTATTTCGGATTTTAGATAAACGTAAAGACATCAACGTCGTCGCCATCAATGATCTATTCGAGCGTGAAGCTCTGGTTTATCTCCTTAAATATGATACTGTCATGGGTGGTTTTGGGGACGCAACAGTTCATTTAGAAGGTGATGTATTGCATACTGCAAATGACACCGTAAAAATGATCAGCGAACGTAATCCTGCTGATTTACCATGGAAAGAGCTGGATATTGATGTTGTCATCGAGGCAACAGGTGTCTTTAGAACTAAAGAATCCTTGACCCAACATTTAACAGCCGGTGCAAAACGAGTGATCTTGACAGTTCCTGCAAAGGATGATGTGGATTACACGGTTGTTCTAGGTGTCAATGAAGATGGTTTAAAACCTGAGCACAAAATCGTATCCAATGCCAGTTGTACAACCAACTGTTTAGCCCCAATGGCTAAAGTCCTCAATGATGCTTTTGGAATCGTTGAAGGTGTGATGACAACCACACATGCCTACACCAATGATCAGCGTCTTGCTGATGTTCCTCACTCAGATTGGCGTCGTAGCCGTGCTGCCGCTGAGAACATCATTCCTACTACAACAGGCGCAGCCCGTGCAGTAGGTAAAGTACTTCCTGAACTCAAAGGTAAGCTTGATGGTATTGCAGCTCGTGTTCCTGTAGCTGATGGTTCCGTTGTGGATCTCATTGTTGAATTGAATCGCAATGTGACGGTTGAAGATATCAATGCCGCTGTTCTGGCCGCATCCAAGACTGATCGAATGAAGAATGTACTCCAGTACAGTGAAGATCATTTGGTTTCTTCTGATGTTATTGGAAATCCATACTCCTCCATATATGATGCAGCATATACAAGGGTTGTGGGAAACCGTTTTGTTAAGACATTGAACTGGTACGACAACGAATGGGGTTATTCAAACCGCGTTGTTGACTTGATCAACTTGTTTAAGGGTATGTAA
- a CDS encoding DUF1926 domain-containing protein, translated as MKRVQFIFGIHNHQPVGNFDNVFHDACDRSYLPFLQVLENFPDISMAFHFSGSLIEWLEGHRPDVLELFKKLVDRGNIEVLGSGFYEPILAMIPEADQVGQIKKMNDWALEQMNYEIKGNWLTERVWEPHLAQSLHKADIEYMVVDDYHFLTTGADPKNLNGYYFTEQEGKVLSVFPISQKMRYAMPFEDPQVAIDILKSYASEDGNSLVVMADDGEKFGIWPGTWETVYGQKWLERFFTLLSENSEWITTTTFKAYHSNHIPRDLVYIPTSSYFEMSQWTLQTDLGRQMDHFIHEMEDQGKSDESRPFIKGGMWRNFFTKYPESNWMQKRVQFLSLNMKQLESKGGIPSDLRDDLYRAQCNCAYWHGVFGGLYLPHLRHAIYEHLLKAEERFLASGGSFPGLVDIDSDGVKEYRLRSDTVQLFISADKGHIREIDWLPAYFNVTNYLQRYSEHYHEKLAQASNDPNASGSIHDIVLTKEEGLQDKLFVDSYKRHGLIDHIFNSDQSQNAHYTGALQKNYSRVASTVTQREAGVQINTSGFVDQSQIKIEKQVELHHNDVSIKIAISNQGEVSINQHYGLELNFGLLGGNSPDRYYLVNGNNVGPLNSQGDEADVQTAALINEWDNFKINIKFSEKCQLWRSPIETVSMSEAGFERVYQASALLPHWKLNLSPGESLELELLLSINIFK; from the coding sequence ATGAAAAGAGTCCAATTCATATTTGGAATACATAACCACCAACCCGTGGGAAATTTTGACAACGTCTTTCATGATGCTTGTGATCGTTCCTACTTGCCATTTCTACAAGTCCTTGAAAATTTTCCAGATATCAGCATGGCCTTCCATTTCAGTGGATCTCTCATTGAGTGGCTTGAAGGACATCGCCCTGACGTGTTGGAGCTTTTCAAGAAGTTGGTAGATCGAGGAAATATTGAAGTTTTGGGCAGTGGATTTTATGAACCTATCCTGGCCATGATTCCAGAAGCAGATCAAGTCGGTCAAATTAAGAAAATGAACGACTGGGCTCTGGAGCAAATGAATTATGAAATTAAAGGTAACTGGCTCACCGAGCGCGTGTGGGAACCACACCTCGCACAGAGTTTACACAAAGCTGATATTGAATACATGGTTGTAGATGACTACCACTTTCTGACCACAGGTGCTGACCCCAAAAATTTGAACGGATATTATTTCACAGAGCAGGAAGGCAAAGTCCTCAGTGTCTTTCCCATCAGTCAGAAAATGCGCTATGCCATGCCCTTTGAAGATCCTCAGGTCGCCATAGATATATTAAAGAGTTATGCCTCAGAAGATGGTAATAGCCTGGTGGTTATGGCAGATGATGGCGAAAAATTCGGCATATGGCCTGGAACCTGGGAAACCGTGTATGGCCAGAAATGGCTGGAAAGATTTTTTACTTTGTTAAGTGAAAATTCAGAATGGATCACCACTACCACATTTAAAGCGTATCATTCAAATCATATCCCTCGGGATCTGGTGTATATACCCACCTCCTCATATTTCGAGATGTCCCAATGGACATTACAAACAGATCTGGGCCGACAGATGGATCATTTTATTCATGAGATGGAAGATCAGGGCAAGTCTGATGAGAGCAGACCCTTTATAAAGGGGGGTATGTGGCGTAATTTCTTCACAAAATATCCTGAGTCCAACTGGATGCAAAAGCGTGTACAGTTTCTTTCACTCAATATGAAGCAACTGGAGAGCAAAGGGGGCATACCCTCAGACCTCAGGGATGACCTGTACCGGGCACAATGCAATTGTGCTTACTGGCACGGTGTCTTTGGTGGGCTCTACCTTCCACATCTACGTCACGCCATCTATGAACATTTACTCAAGGCCGAAGAAAGGTTTCTGGCTTCAGGAGGCAGCTTCCCTGGCTTGGTTGATATTGATAGTGATGGGGTGAAAGAATACCGTTTACGATCAGATACTGTACAACTATTCATTTCCGCCGATAAAGGTCACATCCGTGAGATAGACTGGCTGCCAGCTTATTTCAATGTCACAAATTACCTCCAACGCTACTCTGAGCATTATCATGAGAAATTGGCCCAGGCCAGCAATGACCCAAATGCAAGTGGGTCCATTCACGATATTGTACTGACCAAAGAAGAGGGGCTGCAGGATAAATTGTTTGTCGATAGCTATAAGCGACATGGCCTCATCGACCATATTTTTAACTCTGATCAATCCCAGAATGCCCACTATACTGGAGCTTTGCAGAAGAACTATTCCAGGGTTGCGAGTACCGTTACACAGCGAGAAGCTGGTGTACAGATTAACACTTCAGGATTTGTTGATCAGTCTCAAATCAAAATTGAAAAACAAGTAGAACTTCATCATAATGATGTATCAATAAAAATTGCTATTTCCAATCAGGGAGAGGTCAGCATTAATCAGCACTATGGCCTTGAATTGAATTTTGGGCTTCTGGGAGGGAACAGTCCCGACCGGTACTATCTGGTGAATGGCAATAATGTTGGACCCTTGAATTCTCAAGGTGATGAGGCTGATGTACAAACGGCTGCACTGATAAATGAGTGGGATAATTTTAAAATAAACATAAAATTTTCAGAGAAATGTCAATTATGGCGTTCTCCCATTGAAACTGTCTCCATGTCTGAAGCAGGATTTGAACGAGTCTACCAGGCTTCGGCACTATTGCCACATTGGAAATTAAACCTTAGCCCGGGAGAGTCTCTTGAACTGGAGCTACTCCTGAGCATAAATATATTTAAATAA
- the glgP gene encoding alpha-glucan family phosphorylase has protein sequence MSNNQATVAYFSAEIGISPSLHTYSGGLGILAGDHIKAAADLDVNMVAVTLMYKEGYFKQRMDEEGNQTENYPRFEPDPLLEKLDGTITLPLRGREVHVQVWKYTFVGINGTPIDILLLDTDVDGNNEEDRTITLRLYAGGKDHRILQEAVLGFAGIRALRNLGYQDFSTYHMNEGHCSFLTLELLKEFNGDEEEVRKRCHFTTHTPVAAGHDHFASDRVKRLIGDLLPEKLNLPSMVLNSRVHMTELGLYFSRSANGVSELHGEVARQQFPNFNIGHVTNGVFHRYWVGKIFREVFDRNLPGWRQDPTRLLEIDSVPDEELLFASRGQKKFLLDYANSQTQRALSEKRLTIGFARRAAEYKRARLIFHDKERLIRLAKGKVQFIFAGKAHPRDDHGKEILKDIVLQAKELLGDVKIVFLENYNMWLGNLITAGVDVWLNTPLRPNEASGTSGMKATLNGVPNLSIQDGWWAEGCRDGINGWAIGDVNNANDAADADHLYRLLEEQVIPTYYNDQTKWLSLMRESIKTGVQFTGTRMVQDYLKEYYR, from the coding sequence ATGTCAAATAATCAAGCCACTGTAGCCTATTTCAGTGCAGAAATCGGGATTTCTCCAAGTCTGCACACTTATAGTGGGGGACTTGGAATATTAGCAGGTGACCATATTAAGGCTGCCGCAGATTTAGACGTAAACATGGTTGCTGTAACCCTGATGTACAAAGAGGGCTATTTCAAGCAAAGAATGGATGAGGAAGGGAATCAGACGGAGAATTATCCTCGTTTTGAGCCCGATCCACTTCTGGAAAAACTGGATGGAACGATCACCTTGCCCCTCCGGGGTCGTGAAGTTCATGTCCAGGTTTGGAAATATACTTTTGTAGGGATAAATGGTACACCAATTGATATTCTGTTGCTGGATACGGATGTGGATGGCAATAATGAAGAAGATCGAACCATCACCTTAAGACTTTACGCAGGTGGCAAGGATCATCGGATTCTTCAAGAGGCAGTCCTGGGATTTGCTGGTATTCGTGCGCTGCGCAATTTGGGATATCAAGATTTTTCAACCTACCACATGAATGAGGGTCATTGTTCGTTTCTTACTCTGGAGCTTTTGAAGGAATTTAATGGCGATGAAGAAGAAGTCAGGAAACGTTGCCACTTCACAACCCATACTCCTGTCGCCGCCGGTCATGATCACTTTGCCTCGGATCGGGTCAAGCGGCTGATAGGTGATCTTCTTCCTGAAAAACTGAATTTGCCCTCAATGGTACTCAATAGTCGTGTCCATATGACGGAACTAGGACTTTATTTCAGTCGCAGCGCTAATGGCGTATCCGAACTGCATGGTGAAGTTGCCCGGCAACAGTTTCCAAATTTTAATATTGGTCATGTAACCAATGGTGTATTTCACAGATATTGGGTTGGGAAAATTTTCAGAGAAGTGTTTGATCGAAATCTACCTGGTTGGCGTCAGGATCCGACTCGTTTACTGGAGATTGATTCTGTTCCAGATGAGGAACTACTGTTTGCCAGCCGCGGTCAGAAGAAATTTCTTCTGGATTATGCAAATTCCCAAACACAACGAGCACTCTCCGAGAAGCGACTGACCATTGGTTTTGCCAGAAGAGCTGCAGAATACAAACGCGCCCGGCTGATTTTTCATGATAAAGAACGATTGATTCGTCTGGCCAAGGGGAAAGTGCAATTCATTTTTGCCGGGAAAGCCCATCCTCGTGATGACCACGGCAAAGAGATTCTCAAAGATATTGTACTCCAGGCCAAGGAGTTGCTGGGAGATGTGAAGATCGTGTTTCTTGAAAATTATAACATGTGGCTAGGCAACCTGATTACTGCAGGTGTCGATGTTTGGTTGAATACACCTCTGAGACCCAACGAGGCCTCTGGTACTTCAGGTATGAAAGCCACACTCAACGGAGTGCCCAATCTATCGATCCAGGATGGCTGGTGGGCTGAAGGCTGTAGGGATGGCATCAATGGCTGGGCTATTGGAGATGTAAACAATGCTAATGATGCCGCTGATGCAGACCACTTATATCGACTACTGGAAGAACAGGTAATTCCAACCTACTACAATGATCAGACAAAATGGCTGAGCCTCATGCGCGAATCGATTAAGACCGGCGTTCAGTTTACTGGTACACGTATGGTTCAGGATTATTTGAAAGAATACTATAGATAA